A window of Sphingobacterium sp. lm-10 contains these coding sequences:
- a CDS encoding circularly permuted type 2 ATP-grasp protein, giving the protein MENTLLTNYMSTDSVYDEMLGTEVRKHYQTFVQSFLKLHDNDVKKREDMAKSLFMKQGITFTVYSEGEGVEKIFPFDMIPRIIPSDEWSHIEKGVKQRLTALNVFLKDIYSQQFIIKDGIMPASLIYSCTNFLREMVNVEVPFDIYSHISGIDLIRDHDGSYYVLEDNLRTPSGVSYMLENRSMSSRIFPKILPENKVRQVNNYPNILMNNLLAIGSKLSSKPKVVLLTPGMYNSAYFEHVTLANLMGIELVEGRDLLVQNHSVFMKTTKGLKRIDVIYRRIDDEFIDPLVFRQESILGVPGLYHAYRKGNVAIVNAMGNGVGDDKAVYAYVPDMIRYYMNEEPILKNVPTYRMENDDERKYTIENMHNMVVKKTNESGGYGMIIGNAATDREIAEYVVQIEKNPRQFISQPIISLSSTPCYIDGKLQPRRVDLRPFALYGPEGIEIVPGGLTRVALKEGSLIVNSSQGGGSKDTWIVEV; this is encoded by the coding sequence ATGGAAAATACCTTGTTAACAAATTATATGTCTACGGATTCCGTCTATGACGAAATGCTGGGCACTGAAGTCCGCAAACACTACCAGACTTTTGTGCAGTCTTTCCTTAAGCTCCATGATAATGATGTGAAGAAACGGGAAGATATGGCCAAAAGCCTGTTCATGAAACAAGGCATTACCTTTACGGTGTACAGTGAAGGTGAGGGCGTGGAGAAAATATTCCCATTCGATATGATCCCCCGTATTATCCCTTCGGATGAATGGAGTCACATTGAAAAAGGGGTGAAGCAACGCCTTACTGCCCTCAACGTATTTCTTAAAGACATCTATTCCCAGCAATTCATCATTAAAGATGGCATTATGCCAGCCTCATTGATCTATTCCTGTACGAATTTCCTGCGGGAGATGGTCAATGTAGAAGTGCCGTTTGACATTTATTCGCACATCAGTGGTATAGACCTCATCCGTGACCACGACGGGTCTTACTACGTGTTGGAAGACAACTTACGCACGCCATCGGGAGTCAGCTACATGCTCGAAAACAGGAGTATGAGCTCGCGGATTTTTCCCAAGATACTGCCAGAAAACAAGGTGCGTCAAGTAAATAACTACCCCAACATTTTGATGAACAACCTATTAGCGATCGGTAGCAAACTGAGTTCAAAACCTAAGGTTGTCTTGCTGACACCGGGGATGTACAACTCTGCGTATTTTGAGCACGTTACGCTGGCCAACCTCATGGGAATCGAACTGGTTGAGGGGAGAGATCTCCTGGTGCAAAATCATTCTGTGTTTATGAAGACCACCAAAGGGCTCAAACGAATCGATGTAATCTACCGTCGTATCGATGATGAATTTATTGATCCGCTTGTGTTCCGACAAGAAAGCATACTTGGTGTCCCGGGGCTTTACCATGCCTACCGCAAAGGAAATGTGGCCATTGTCAATGCTATGGGCAACGGTGTCGGCGATGACAAGGCAGTCTATGCGTACGTGCCGGATATGATCCGCTATTACATGAATGAAGAACCCATACTCAAAAACGTTCCTACCTATCGCATGGAAAACGACGACGAACGCAAGTACACCATCGAAAACATGCATAACATGGTCGTCAAGAAAACCAACGAAAGTGGCGGCTATGGTATGATTATTGGGAACGCGGCCACCGACAGGGAAATTGCGGAGTATGTCGTGCAGATTGAAAAAAATCCGCGGCAATTCATTTCTCAACCGATCATCAGTTTGTCGTCCACCCCATGTTATATAGATGGCAAGCTGCAGCCAAGACGCGTGGACCTTCGCCCCTTTGCCTTGTACGGACCGGAGGGTATAGAGATTGTGCCTGGTGGCCTGACCAGAGTAGCGCTGAAAGAAGGGTCTCTCATCGTTAACTCTTCGCAAGGCGGAGGTAGCAAAGACACCTGGATCGTTGAAGTCTAA
- a CDS encoding efflux RND transporter permease subunit: MGARPQPESQVLEYPVITDSNLSEVEDFEQVVVKTNEDGSIVYLKDVARVELGQFTYDTFARLNGEVSSGMAVNQLPGGNAVETEEGIHKALTDLKRNFPPGVDYVINYETVSAVHESVESVFRTMILALLLVSAVVFFFLQNWRSTLIPVLTIPVSIVASFTAFTMFDLSINNLTMLALILAIGIVVDDAIVVVEAVQKYIDDEDISAKKATKKGMKDITAPLIAICLVLTAVFVPVGFIPGMVGQLYVQFSTTIAVAVVLSTVIALTLTPALCSILLKPTKITKDAKGLNKFFYRFNKRLDKVTEKYANGVQTAIKKKVLVIISLVIILGGTAFLFFRTPTGFIPEEDIGLFMIGITLPHGASSARTDEVLSDMYDRIKDEVPELKYFTTISGRNNLNQSIQPNVGSVFVALKEWEDRSRSSAEIIDQINALFSDYKKAEVMVATPPPIPGMGSTGGFSVHLQNRRNIDIKDFEEQGEEYIAHVNERDEIGAAYTLFTTDMPNYRIKVDRDQAAAMRVPINSIYNNLSSFFGSTYVNDFTLFGRNFRVVTQADSMYRMDIEHIKGLYIDNAYGNPVPLSELISYELAESPAIINHFNIYQSIEVMGDAASNYSSGDAINALKDVANGELSSDLAYEFSGSSLQEEEAGNQTALIFALCIVLVFFLLAALYESWSVPFSVMLAVPLGAFGSILALFLIPNVDNNIFAQVGLLVIIGLSAKNAILIVEFALERVHGGMELTDATLEAVKLRLRPIIMTSISFILGILPLLFSSGPVAVSTQTIGWTVFGGMTAATFLPIFIVPVLFVSITRLAYGKEKLDELEEKGKKKKDKQKDS, from the coding sequence GTGGGTGCACGACCGCAACCGGAATCGCAGGTGCTGGAATATCCAGTGATCACCGACAGCAATCTGAGCGAAGTAGAAGATTTTGAACAGGTCGTGGTCAAGACGAACGAAGACGGGTCTATTGTATACCTGAAAGATGTAGCCAGGGTAGAGCTCGGGCAGTTTACCTACGACACCTTTGCTAGGCTAAATGGCGAGGTGTCCTCCGGTATGGCGGTCAACCAATTGCCGGGCGGCAATGCCGTAGAAACGGAAGAGGGTATCCATAAAGCATTGACGGATTTAAAAAGAAACTTTCCCCCAGGAGTCGATTATGTCATCAACTACGAGACAGTATCTGCGGTACATGAATCGGTAGAATCGGTTTTCCGAACTATGATCCTTGCCTTATTATTGGTATCGGCGGTTGTCTTCTTTTTTCTTCAAAACTGGAGGTCTACCTTAATTCCTGTATTGACCATTCCTGTATCTATTGTAGCTTCTTTCACAGCTTTCACCATGTTTGACTTATCCATTAATAATTTAACGATGCTCGCGTTAATTTTAGCTATCGGAATTGTGGTAGACGATGCGATCGTTGTGGTGGAGGCAGTACAAAAATATATTGACGACGAGGACATTAGTGCTAAAAAGGCGACAAAAAAGGGCATGAAAGACATTACAGCGCCCCTCATAGCGATATGCCTGGTACTAACCGCAGTGTTTGTACCAGTTGGTTTTATTCCCGGTATGGTCGGTCAACTTTATGTACAATTTTCAACCACCATAGCCGTAGCAGTAGTACTTTCCACCGTCATTGCCCTCACGCTCACGCCGGCATTATGCTCCATCCTGCTCAAACCCACAAAGATTACCAAAGATGCTAAAGGCCTAAATAAATTCTTCTATCGATTCAACAAACGGCTGGATAAGGTCACCGAAAAATACGCCAACGGCGTACAAACCGCCATAAAGAAGAAAGTTCTCGTGATCATCAGTCTAGTTATCATCTTAGGTGGTACAGCCTTCTTGTTTTTTAGGACACCCACTGGTTTCATTCCAGAGGAGGATATCGGATTATTTATGATCGGTATTACGCTTCCTCATGGTGCTTCCAGTGCCCGCACCGATGAGGTGCTTAGCGATATGTATGACCGTATCAAGGATGAAGTTCCAGAACTCAAATACTTTACAACCATATCGGGGAGAAACAACCTCAACCAATCAATACAACCTAACGTAGGTTCTGTTTTTGTTGCATTAAAGGAGTGGGAAGATCGTTCACGAAGCAGCGCCGAAATAATAGATCAAATTAATGCCCTATTCAGCGATTACAAGAAAGCCGAGGTAATGGTGGCAACTCCTCCCCCAATCCCCGGGATGGGATCTACCGGTGGTTTCAGCGTGCATCTGCAGAACCGTCGAAATATTGACATCAAGGACTTTGAGGAACAAGGAGAAGAATACATTGCCCATGTCAATGAACGTGACGAAATAGGAGCCGCCTACACCCTATTCACCACAGACATGCCGAATTATAGAATCAAGGTCGACCGAGATCAAGCCGCGGCGATGCGCGTACCCATCAATAGTATTTATAACAATCTATCCAGTTTTTTTGGTAGCACCTATGTAAACGACTTTACCTTATTTGGACGAAATTTCAGAGTAGTGACGCAAGCAGATTCTATGTACCGCATGGATATCGAACATATCAAAGGCCTATATATTGATAATGCTTACGGAAATCCAGTACCGCTATCGGAATTGATATCGTATGAGCTGGCCGAATCTCCCGCTATCATCAACCATTTCAACATCTATCAGTCTATTGAAGTCATGGGTGATGCGGCAAGCAATTACAGCTCGGGCGATGCGATCAATGCTCTGAAAGATGTGGCAAATGGAGAATTAAGTAGTGATCTAGCTTATGAATTTTCGGGATCATCGCTACAAGAGGAAGAAGCAGGAAATCAAACAGCGTTAATCTTTGCCTTGTGTATTGTATTGGTATTCTTTTTACTTGCCGCATTGTACGAAAGCTGGTCGGTACCATTCTCTGTTATGCTAGCAGTGCCTCTGGGTGCTTTCGGATCTATATTAGCGCTGTTTCTCATTCCGAACGTGGACAATAATATTTTTGCGCAGGTGGGGCTTCTCGTTATCATCGGTTTATCTGCTAAAAATGCCATATTGATTGTAGAGTTTGCATTAGAACGTGTACATGGTGGCATGGAACTTACCGATGCGACACTCGAAGCGGTCAAGTTACGTCTGCGCCCAATAATTATGACTTCGATATCTTTCATACTAGGTATTCTACCGTTGCTGTTTTCCTCTGGCCCGGTAGCCGTTTCGACTCAAACTATTGGCTGGACGGTATTCGGGGGGATGACTGCTGCCACTTTCCTTCCGATTTTCATCGTGCCCGTACTATTTGTTAGTATTACCAGACTGGCGTATGGAAAAGAAAAATTAGACGAACTCGAAGAAAAGGGAAAGAAGAAAAAAGACAAACAGAAAGATAGTTAA
- a CDS encoding efflux RND transporter periplasmic adaptor subunit, whose product MNKIKWIYILFGLSLSLSQYACSNDADSKSEEDSGKPVTVYTVEEEMITDRQQYPAYVVPLEETELYAEVSGFVRKIFVADGDYVRKGQKLYEIDDIRYSAAVEQAEANLQNAEAEYARTRKDLDRYEELAKDNAIALQTLDYTRTDLENRSAAIKNSRASLKTAKTDFNRSIIYAPYSGIVGVSRVRQGSHVTAGTTTLNILSTVDPITVEFQANERYIDLLLDLKKKESSDNIQIELPKSGTYEHGGKIYLIDREVDRSTGTIRVRALFKNPEHRLRAGMNLKLTLVESEEKKLVIPQKALVSELGKYHVFVATDSDTAAFKEVEAGTRFDGKVVIKSGLERDQKVVTEGVRNLSDGAKLRVEEK is encoded by the coding sequence ATGAATAAAATAAAATGGATCTATATCTTATTTGGGCTCTCGCTGTCTTTGAGTCAATATGCCTGTAGCAATGACGCTGATAGCAAATCGGAAGAAGACTCCGGGAAACCGGTCACAGTGTATACGGTAGAGGAGGAAATGATTACTGATCGCCAGCAATATCCGGCCTATGTAGTACCGCTCGAGGAAACGGAACTTTATGCAGAAGTTTCCGGTTTTGTCAGAAAAATCTTTGTGGCCGATGGAGACTATGTCCGCAAAGGGCAAAAACTTTACGAAATTGATGATATCAGATATTCGGCTGCAGTAGAGCAAGCAGAGGCCAACTTGCAGAACGCAGAAGCAGAATATGCCCGTACCCGCAAGGACCTAGATCGGTATGAAGAATTGGCAAAAGATAATGCAATTGCACTTCAAACACTTGATTATACACGCACCGACCTCGAAAACCGGTCTGCGGCTATTAAAAATTCAAGAGCCTCGTTAAAGACGGCCAAAACGGATTTCAATAGATCAATCATATATGCCCCTTATTCAGGCATTGTTGGCGTATCTAGAGTCCGACAGGGAAGCCATGTTACTGCTGGAACCACCACGCTAAATATACTATCTACGGTTGATCCAATAACAGTAGAGTTCCAGGCAAATGAACGCTATATAGACTTACTCTTGGATCTGAAGAAAAAGGAGTCATCAGACAACATCCAGATTGAGTTACCAAAATCTGGCACATACGAACACGGCGGCAAAATATACCTGATAGATCGGGAAGTAGATCGCTCGACTGGAACTATCCGGGTACGAGCACTATTTAAAAACCCGGAACATCGACTGCGCGCGGGGATGAATCTCAAACTTACTTTAGTAGAAAGTGAAGAAAAAAAACTTGTGATTCCTCAAAAAGCATTGGTTAGCGAGTTGGGAAAATACCATGTTTTCGTAGCAACCGATAGTGATACTGCAGCATTCAAAGAAGTGGAAGCAGGTACCCGCTTTGATGGTAAAGTAGTAATCAAATCCGGACTCGAGCGAGACCAGAAGGTGGTGACAGAGGGCGTTCGTAATCTATCTGATGGTGCTAAGCTCCGTGTCGAGGAAAAATAA
- a CDS encoding alpha-E domain-containing protein: MLSRVAENIFWMSRYMERTNIMLRYLKYRYMAFQDGLSNIQSEEIVQKYNIKISKDYTIDEVLSKLLLDIELPSSVFNNIFKARENARSAQDNINRELWQSLNDLYHQIRNPQLLQEISYDPYSVIDELIKRCMHYYGIINNSVSRSEGFYFLNLGKFVERGLQCIQLMKEELILLDNGEQENLRWRYFLMSFNGYELYLSKHFGRLDTEKILEQMLYADNYPNSLIYCWHEIAHHAEHLYGEGSNETAVNLSFVIGKSYSNIKYSKLNGSTDGKCAFLNAIEQNFYSLVEVLNKYCFGLNAESHS, encoded by the coding sequence ATGCTAAGTAGAGTAGCTGAAAACATATTTTGGATGAGTCGGTATATGGAGCGAACGAACATTATGTTACGTTATCTTAAGTACCGGTACATGGCATTTCAAGACGGTTTGTCCAATATACAAAGTGAAGAAATCGTTCAAAAATACAATATTAAGATCTCGAAAGACTACACGATAGATGAGGTACTCTCCAAATTATTGTTAGACATAGAGCTGCCGAGTTCAGTCTTTAACAATATATTTAAGGCACGCGAAAATGCCAGAAGTGCCCAGGACAATATCAATAGGGAGCTTTGGCAGAGCCTTAACGACTTGTATCATCAAATCCGCAATCCACAGCTACTGCAAGAAATATCCTACGATCCCTATTCTGTGATCGATGAACTCATTAAGAGGTGCATGCATTATTACGGCATCATCAACAATTCGGTAAGCCGATCGGAGGGTTTTTATTTCCTAAATCTAGGCAAATTTGTCGAACGCGGTTTGCAATGCATTCAGCTGATGAAAGAAGAGCTGATTTTACTCGACAATGGAGAACAAGAAAATCTACGTTGGCGTTATTTTTTGATGTCGTTCAATGGGTATGAGTTGTATTTGAGCAAGCATTTCGGTCGCTTAGACACCGAAAAGATTCTGGAACAAATGCTGTACGCTGACAACTACCCCAACTCCCTGATATACTGTTGGCATGAAATTGCTCATCATGCGGAGCACTTGTATGGAGAAGGTTCCAATGAGACGGCCGTCAACTTGTCTTTTGTGATCGGAAAGTCCTATTCGAATATCAAATATTCGAAATTGAATGGTAGTACAGACGGCAAATGTGCTTTTTTAAATGCCATAGAACAAAATTTTTATTCCTTAGTTGAAGTTTTAAATAAATACTGTTTTGGGCTCAATGCCGAATCCCATTCTTAA
- a CDS encoding putative zinc-binding peptidase — MQIFTCSHCEQPVYFANIACVACGSKLGFEPGTMKMIALDERGKSKMLEKSGQGYRFCRNRDEGVCNWLIPEEHDTEYCTACQFNHIIPDLEKAEFRAKWARLEDAKRRLVYAMIKLELPLITKAQDFERGLSFEFKSDLSEPEGQRVLTGHDSGVITLNIAEANDVQREIMRMQMDEVYRTLLGHFRHEIAHYYWEILIAPNPDRLSRCRDVFGDERTDYGKALEQHYQKPNDDQWRAQHISRYAASHPWEDWAESWAHYLHMVDTLETAYSFGISIKPKSIDDDTMNAEVSLNPYKTKDFEWIFDRWIPVTTLMNCMNRSMGLRELYPFEINHNVYKKIAFVHEIIVEHRTEAFERLAKARVE, encoded by the coding sequence ATGCAAATTTTCACATGCAGCCATTGCGAACAGCCTGTTTATTTTGCGAATATAGCTTGCGTGGCTTGCGGTTCAAAATTAGGATTTGAGCCTGGGACCATGAAAATGATCGCTTTAGATGAGCGGGGCAAATCCAAAATGTTGGAAAAATCAGGCCAGGGCTACCGTTTTTGCCGTAATCGCGACGAAGGTGTTTGCAATTGGCTGATTCCCGAGGAGCATGATACGGAGTACTGTACTGCTTGCCAATTCAACCATATTATTCCCGATCTGGAAAAAGCGGAGTTCAGAGCCAAATGGGCACGGCTGGAAGATGCCAAACGAAGACTTGTATATGCCATGATCAAGCTGGAATTGCCCCTAATTACCAAAGCGCAGGATTTCGAGCGAGGACTTTCCTTCGAATTTAAGTCCGACCTTTCCGAACCAGAAGGACAAAGGGTATTGACAGGGCACGATTCCGGCGTGATCACGCTCAATATCGCTGAAGCCAATGACGTGCAGCGCGAAATCATGCGCATGCAGATGGATGAGGTCTACCGAACCCTATTAGGTCATTTTCGCCACGAGATTGCACATTATTACTGGGAAATACTGATTGCACCCAATCCGGATAGGCTATCTCGCTGCCGAGATGTTTTCGGCGATGAACGTACCGATTACGGCAAAGCCCTGGAACAGCACTATCAGAAACCGAACGACGACCAATGGCGCGCCCAGCATATTAGCCGGTACGCAGCGTCGCATCCTTGGGAAGATTGGGCAGAATCTTGGGCACATTACCTGCATATGGTAGATACCTTAGAGACTGCTTACTCATTTGGTATATCGATAAAGCCAAAATCCATAGACGACGATACGATGAACGCTGAGGTAAGCCTAAACCCTTACAAAACCAAGGATTTCGAATGGATATTTGACAGGTGGATCCCAGTAACCACACTGATGAACTGCATGAACAGAAGCATGGGACTGCGAGAACTCTATCCTTTTGAAATCAATCATAACGTATACAAAAAGATTGCATTCGTCCACGAAATCATCGTTGAACACCGTACAGAAGCTTTCGAGCGGCTGGCCAAAGCCAGAGTCGAATAG
- a CDS encoding transglutaminase family protein translates to MFKYSISHTTKYQYDSNVGNSANQIILFPISGENQTILEQNLIISPLVNVDYFNDYFQNRIGVFTVVEPHRELVILSELKVETKNTPFPNVQISVAEQWEDLHKKIGQFPYMDFNQTEKFEHRADVEEVLKTILSSDTPIIDAVSAISTYINQNFRYERGVTTVETGVDELWENKAGVCQDFAHMMITMLRLSRIPARYVSGYICPSLDHQMRGEGATHAWVEVYIPTYGWFGNDPTNDCWVDNRHVQIAVGRDFRDCTPVKGTYEGTSHHNLFVSVLITGGDGSQSGLESANVHEIASIDKNTANKVKVVEDKRAGNAQSVNSYQQYIMQQQQQQQQ, encoded by the coding sequence ATGTTTAAGTATAGCATATCTCATACCACCAAATACCAGTACGACAGCAATGTCGGGAATAGTGCCAACCAGATCATTCTATTTCCCATATCTGGAGAAAACCAAACCATACTGGAACAAAATTTAATCATTTCGCCATTAGTCAATGTCGACTACTTCAACGATTATTTCCAAAATAGGATCGGCGTATTTACCGTGGTGGAGCCCCACAGAGAATTGGTGATCCTCTCCGAGTTGAAAGTAGAAACCAAAAACACACCTTTCCCGAATGTACAGATTTCCGTGGCGGAGCAATGGGAAGACCTGCACAAAAAAATCGGACAGTTTCCGTATATGGACTTCAACCAAACGGAAAAATTTGAGCACCGGGCGGACGTCGAGGAAGTATTGAAAACAATACTATCATCCGATACACCGATTATCGATGCAGTAAGCGCTATTTCCACCTATATCAATCAGAATTTTCGTTATGAGAGAGGTGTTACCACCGTCGAGACCGGTGTAGACGAGCTATGGGAAAATAAGGCGGGTGTCTGTCAGGATTTTGCGCACATGATGATCACGATGCTTCGTCTGTCTCGCATTCCGGCGCGCTATGTATCCGGCTATATCTGCCCAAGCCTGGACCACCAGATGCGCGGCGAGGGTGCTACGCATGCTTGGGTGGAGGTTTACATTCCGACATACGGTTGGTTTGGCAATGATCCGACCAACGACTGCTGGGTAGATAATAGGCATGTACAAATTGCCGTAGGAAGGGATTTTAGGGATTGTACGCCGGTAAAAGGCACTTATGAAGGTACGTCGCATCACAACTTGTTTGTGTCAGTTCTGATAACGGGCGGCGACGGATCGCAATCCGGCTTGGAGTCGGCCAATGTCCATGAGATAGCCAGTATAGACAAAAATACGGCAAACAAAGTGAAAGTCGTGGAAGACAAGCGAGCAGGCAACGCTCAATCGGTCAATTCCTATCAGCAATACATCATGCAACAACAACAGCAGCAACAGCAATAA
- a CDS encoding efflux RND transporter permease subunit: protein MIVSKVFIRRPVTAMVISILLCIVGVIALVSLPISQYPDVAPPTVTVQASFTGADAKTVEETVTTPLEAEINGVPGMIYMQSNSTADGNCLITVTFEVGTDVDIATVEVQNRVSIAEPILPEAVRQLGITTRTASQDILMMISLISPNDTRDVNFLSNYANIYLRDAIQRVEGVGDVLIFGQEFSMRIWLDASKLSSLSLTPQDVENAIRDQNLRVRWARGCTTATGIAGAGISSDHRQQSERSRRF, encoded by the coding sequence ATGATAGTTTCCAAAGTTTTTATCCGCAGGCCGGTTACGGCAATGGTTATATCTATTCTCCTGTGCATCGTCGGCGTCATAGCACTGGTGAGTCTTCCTATTAGCCAGTATCCAGATGTAGCACCACCCACGGTGACGGTACAGGCTTCCTTTACTGGGGCCGATGCGAAGACAGTGGAGGAAACGGTGACCACACCGCTGGAAGCGGAAATCAATGGTGTACCCGGCATGATCTACATGCAGTCCAACAGTACGGCCGATGGCAATTGCTTAATCACCGTCACCTTCGAGGTAGGGACTGATGTGGATATTGCCACCGTTGAAGTGCAAAACCGGGTAAGCATCGCCGAACCCATTCTTCCAGAAGCTGTCCGACAGCTGGGCATCACTACACGAACGGCTAGCCAAGACATTCTTATGATGATCTCGCTGATTTCTCCCAACGATACACGAGATGTCAATTTTCTATCTAACTATGCTAACATCTACTTGCGTGATGCTATTCAACGCGTGGAGGGTGTGGGTGATGTATTGATATTCGGCCAGGAATTCTCCATGCGAATTTGGCTGGATGCTAGCAAACTCTCCAGCCTCTCACTCACGCCACAGGATGTAGAAAATGCCATCAGGGATCAGAATTTACGAGTTCGGTGGGCGCGTGGGTGCACGACCGCAACCGGAATCGCAGGTGCTGGAATATCCAGTGATCACCGACAGCAATCTGAGCGAAGTAGAAGATTTTGA
- a CDS encoding TolC family protein: MSLKKTNIRFIGMLVFCGLFHTQSWAQDKLSTTPSLDELIDYALKHRLTVRSALIGEDIGEEEITASLSGYYPQIHAFGDLDHFLNIPATVINDELIQMGQRNTSNIGVQAKQAILTPDLMRASRASKHVREGYKQQVEYEKIEAVVDVSKAYFDILTTEEEIKIIQENLQRIQRQFDETYARYKVGIVDHTDHDRAQIALNNVKAELKRSEEIKRYKYDYLKQLLDLPSSQPLDFSSHEVNLDASILLDTTDGWAEAERIEYRQLKNQKELQTINTQFKKWQFLPEIGAHANYQLMFFSERFQNLFNEGIPNSSIGITLGIPVFTGFRRKAEIRRSEMIEQQIDWHLVDLKNRITVEYSAAMASYIANMADWKSHRENVTLSERVYKTIRLQYHQGLKTYLDLMVAETDLRTSQINYLHALYAVLASKVDIQKAKGTIRVN; this comes from the coding sequence ATGAGTTTAAAAAAGACAAACATCCGATTTATCGGAATGCTGGTATTTTGCGGCTTGTTTCATACCCAATCTTGGGCCCAAGACAAGCTTTCAACCACTCCTTCGCTGGATGAACTCATAGACTACGCATTGAAACATCGCTTAACTGTTCGCTCAGCTCTTATTGGAGAAGATATCGGAGAAGAGGAGATCACAGCCAGCCTTTCAGGATACTATCCTCAGATTCATGCTTTTGGTGATTTGGATCACTTTCTAAACATACCCGCTACCGTCATTAATGACGAACTGATCCAGATGGGACAACGAAATACCAGTAACATAGGGGTACAAGCAAAGCAAGCTATACTGACTCCTGATCTGATGCGCGCCTCGAGAGCATCAAAACATGTGCGAGAAGGGTATAAACAGCAAGTAGAGTACGAAAAGATAGAGGCAGTTGTTGATGTAAGCAAAGCCTACTTCGACATTCTTACCACGGAAGAAGAAATTAAAATTATTCAAGAAAATCTCCAGCGCATTCAACGCCAATTTGATGAAACCTACGCACGGTACAAAGTGGGCATAGTCGATCATACTGATCACGATCGGGCACAGATTGCTTTGAACAACGTAAAAGCCGAGTTGAAGCGTTCAGAAGAAATAAAGCGGTATAAATATGATTATCTGAAACAACTATTGGATCTACCATCCTCACAACCGCTGGACTTTTCCAGTCATGAGGTTAATTTAGACGCATCCATCCTCTTAGACACCACAGATGGATGGGCTGAGGCGGAACGTATTGAATACCGACAGTTGAAAAATCAAAAGGAGTTGCAAACCATAAACACACAGTTTAAGAAATGGCAATTCCTACCGGAAATCGGTGCGCACGCCAACTATCAATTGATGTTTTTCAGCGAACGATTCCAAAACTTGTTTAATGAGGGCATACCCAATTCCAGCATCGGAATAACGCTCGGCATACCCGTATTTACGGGATTTAGACGCAAGGCCGAGATCCGAAGATCGGAGATGATTGAGCAACAAATAGATTGGCATTTGGTTGACCTGAAAAACCGAATTACCGTAGAGTACTCCGCAGCAATGGCGAGTTATATCGCGAACATGGCTGACTGGAAAAGCCACCGAGAAAATGTCACTTTATCCGAGAGAGTATATAAAACTATCCGATTGCAGTACCATCAAGGATTAAAAACCTATCTAGACCTCATGGTCGCAGAAACAGATCTTCGCACTAGCCAGATCAATTATCTTCATGCGCTTTACGCTGTTTTGGCAAGCAAAGTGGATATACAAAAAGCAAAAGGGACTATTCGGGTCAATTAA